In the Populus trichocarpa isolate Nisqually-1 chromosome 1, P.trichocarpa_v4.1, whole genome shotgun sequence genome, one interval contains:
- the LOC18096762 gene encoding protein ROS1A-like isoform X1: MEKREPAIQNVGAPVTPEKPPPLSARPRPVYVKRFSERGSQSFLGRIAAEEARDPICAIITAAASTSKNEHPNNCKYLETGAVFQIDLKESIYDWNGNSTASVHGTQIFGDSGGLSEEGFQSENHNLLSIPDLEESDRYREKCCVLPYGKEQDTEHGTISRMNYEMLDHIGCSNPVEQVAISTPLPKKSGSKRPRNGMDQNKRPVKKPKRKKHRTKVAVEGKPKRTPKKMSKLATPKCMQETKEKRKCVEKAPPPLRNSQESSVREHHKEVAEIPKMENLPVDDNKMAMVSNVNHDLKDDNKDSTMQPGMDNDSGSMVLLSDDKLGFKSNENELRWNVREMRSAGKFWPKPGCQYNSLQAYRRVFRVDSCVGNSREVGPNVPKRCMKKMIKRGRKLNLFSSLWSSHFSCHERKKRSKVFTPRVDPTSLNARFAEKGKDLETAPRDHIPIPGEQEFQITDKLNGENRETLAEGCVEEGLSLKQALTNEVNGVQIVCEAKAPSYSEMRPSAAKSKFEDGKSKQQSRKKKIRITDKSIKPGPKLFDDESGILLKTVKHAVMDKLGDLLRNSSINDNKSEKRGPGRPKSKPEHVVDGQNALIPYWGRGRARHEVDLDPESLRRWNQLMKIDSGEGEEEDGKRKEWWQREKITFNGRIDAFTSRSHQFLGDRRFRQWKGSVVDSVVGVFLTQNVSDHLSSAAYMSLVENFPVQSTSNQQASMTIDGQKPIESSMTSIGATYDADGNRYFVTEVPEPDMNHGSKNLPAEKATCLLQEEVQRRNGIVRSEPEPDMNQGHKDLPAEKDTCLLQEDEQGQNSVVRSESEPDMNHGPKDLPAERAICLLQEEVHRQNGIVRSEPEPDMNLVSQYLLVENPMCLPREVVRRQPQNLPTEQPICLPHEVVKRQSGNETEKKNRSPNRKTAFKETKKTIPRGKNKIVKDVVLRRRNWESLGKIYSRPRSKDQMDSVDWEAVRQAETSKVASIIEGRGQQTIIAGRIKQFLDRVVDMHKSIDLEWLRYAPPDDVKDYLLEFMGLGLKSVECVRLLSLQQVAFPVDVNVARIAVRLGWVPLKALPGSLQFHLIEEFPILDTIQKYLWPRLCELDHRTLYELHYHMITFGKVFCTKENPRCHACPMKAECRHYASAQSSAANLSLPGPSKKSVDQSIVTSKPSRNSSSLGNNCDVKNPMSVTLLDANRTTESRRDVHTCKPIVEEPKSPQQEEDIEDFSWDGCIEDEEIPTIKLNREEFNPDGKKSPYSNSMSQALVSVGTTPLSAPKMKRVTSLRTEHQVYELPDNHEILVGLDKRERDDSVPYLLAIWQPGETPNSSQQPEKLCSSQGSQLCDQKTCFACEGIREQQAGIVRGTILIPCRTALKGSFPLNGTYFQVNEVFADHKSSYDPIIVPRELLWNLVKRTLYVGSSTKSIFRDLSLKEIHQNFWTGFTCVKAFERGTGAPKPLARRFHCSASKMEKEGRKKSGAVRDDAKAITLKNAL; encoded by the exons ATGGAGAAAAGGGAGCCTGCTATACAGAATGTTGGTGCTCCAGTAACTCCAGAAAAGCCCCCGCCTCTGTCAGCAAGGCCACGACCGGTCTATGTTAAAAGGTTCTCGGAACGTGGTTCACAAAGTTTTCTGGGAAGAATCGCAGCAGAAGAGGCTCGAGACCCCATTTGTGCAATTATTACTGCCGCGGCTTCCACAAGCAAGAATGAACATCCCAACAATTGCAAGTATTTGGAAACTGGTGCTGTTTTTCAGATAGATTTGAAAGAAAGCATCTATGACTGGAACGGTAATTCTACCGCTTCTGTTCATGGTACTCAAATCTTCGGAGACTCAGGAGGTCTGTCCGAAGAGGGTTTTCAATCTGAAAACCATAATCTTTTGTCTATTCCAGACCTGGAGGAGAGTGATAGATACAGAGAAAAATGTTGTGTGCTTCCTT ATGGTAAAGAACAAGATACAGAACATGGTACAATCTCTCGTATGAATTATGAGATGCTTGATCATATTGGGTGCTCAAATCCAGTTGAGCAAGTTGCGATTTCGACTCCATTGCCAAAGAAAAGTGGCAGCAAAAGACCAAGAAATGGCATGGATCAGAACAAAAGGCCAGTGAAGAAACCCAAGAGGAAGAAACATAGAACGAAAGTAGCTGTTGAAGGTAAACCAAAACGAACTCCTAAAAAGATGTCAAAGCTTGCAACTCCGAAATGTATGCAAGAGACAAAGGAGAAGAGGAAGTGTGTTGAGAAAGCTCCTCCTCCTCTCAGAAATAGCCAAGAGAGTTCAGTGAGAGAGCATCATAAAGAAGTTGCTGAAATTCCAAAGATGGAAAATCTGCCAGTTGATGACAACAAGATGGCTATGGTTAGCAATGTCAACCATGATTTGAAAGATGACAATAAAGATTCGACTATGCAGCCTGGCATGGATAACGATAGTGGATCAATGGTTTTGTTGAGTGATGATAAATTGGGGTTCAAGTCAAATGAGAATGAACTAAGATGGAACGTTCGTGAAATGAGGTCTGCAGGAAAATTTTGGCCGAAACCTGGGTGTCAATATAATTCATTACAGGCTTATAGAAGGGTATTTAGAGTAGACTCCTGTGTCGGCAATAGCAGAGAGGTTGGGCCTAATGTTCCTAAAAgatgcatgaaaaaaatgatcaagAGGGGGCGTAAATTGAACCTGTTCAGCTCTTTGTGGTCGTCTCACTTTAGTTGccatgaaagaaagaagagatctAAGGTGTTTACTCCAAGAGTCGATCCCACTTCTCTCAATGCAAGATTCGCAGAGAAAGGGAAGGATTTAGAAACAGCTCCTCGGGATCATATACCCATTCCTGGAGAACAAGAGTTTCAAATAACCGACAAACTAAATGGAGAAAACCGCGAAACTCTAGCAGAGGGATGCGTTGAGGAAGGGCTTTCTCTTAAACAAGCTCTAACCAATGAAGTTAATGGAGTTCAAATAGTCTGTGAGGCTAAAGCACCAAGCTACTCTGAGATGAGACCCTCTGCtgcaaaatcaaagtttgaagaTGGCAAAAGCAAACAACAGTCGCGGAAAAAGAAGATCCGAATCACCGACAAATCAATAAAAC cTGGACCGAAACTTTTCGATGACGAAAGTGGGATTCTTCTTAAGACAGTTAAGCATGCTGTAATGGATAAACTTGGTGATCTACTACGGAATTCAAGCATCAATGACAATAAGAGTGAAAAAAGGGGTCCTGGCAGACCAAAAAGTAAACCGGAACATGTAGTTGACGGACAGAATGCTTTAATTCCCTATTGGGGTCGTGGAAGAGCAAGACATGAAGTTGATCTAGATCCAGAGTCATTGAGAAGGTGGAACCAACTAATGAAAATAGATAGTGGAGAGGGTGAAGAAGAGgatggaaaaaggaaagaatggtggcaaagagaaaaaataactttcaatGGACGAATAGATGCGTTTACTTCTCGGTCGCATCAGTTTCTAG GTGATAGGAGATTCAGACAGTGGAAAGGTTCTGTTGTGGACTcagtggtaggagttttcctaACCCAAAATGTGTCAGACCACCTATCAAG TGCTGCATACATGTCACTTGTTGAAAATTTTCCAGTTCAGTCAACGAGTAATCAACAAGCGTCAATGACCATAGATGGCCAAAAACCAATTGAGAGCAGCATGACATCCATTGGAGCAACTTATGATGCAGATGGAAACCGATATTTTGTCACAGAAGTACCTGAACCAGATATGAATCATGGGTCCAAAAATTTACCAGCCGAAAAGGCTACATGCTTGCTTCAAGAAGAGGTACAAAGACGGAATGGTATTGTGAGATCAGAACCTGAACCGGATATGAATCAAGGACACAAAGATTTGCCGGCCGAAAAGGATACGTGCTTGCTTCAAGAAGACGAGCAAGGACAGAATAGTGTTGTGAGATCAGAATCTGAACCAGATATGAATCATGGACCCAAAGATTTACCCGCCGAAAGGGCTATATGCTTGCTCCAGGAAGAGGTGCATAGACAGAATGGTATTGTGAGATCAGAACCTGAACCAGATATGAATCTTGTGTCTCAATATTTACTAGTTGAAAATCCTATGTGCTTGCCTCGTGAAGTGGTGCGAAGACAGCCTCAAAATTTACCAACCGAACAGCCTATATGTTTGCCTCATGAAGTGGTGAAAAGACAGAGCGGGaatgaaactgaaaagaaaaacagaagccCGAATAGGAAAACAGCTTTTAAGGAGACTAAAAAGACAATTCCGAGAGGgaagaataaaattgttaaagatGTGGTACTTAGAAGGAGGAACTGGGAGAGTTTAGGAAAGATCTATTCTAGACCAAGAAGCAAGGATCAGATGGATTCGGTGGATTGGGAGGCAGTAAGACAAG CAGAAACCAGCAAAGTTGCCAGCATCATCGAAGGACGTGGTCAGCAAACTATTATTGCGGGAAGAATCAAG CAATTTCTGGATCGAGTTGTTGACATGCATAAAAGCATAGATCTCGAATGGTTACGATATGCTCCACCTGATGATGTGAA GGATTACCTGTTGGAGTTCATGGGATTGGGCTTGAAAAGCGTGGAATGTGTACGACTTTTGTCTCTTCAACAGGTTGCCTTTCCG GTTGATGTAAATGTTGCTCGGATAGCGGTTCGTTTAGGATGGGTTCCCCTGAAAGCACTCCCTGGAAGCCTTCAGTTCCACCTTATAGAAGA GTTTCCGATATTGGACACCATTCAGAAATACCTCTGGCCCCGACTATGCGAGCTTGACCATAGAACACT CTATGAACTGCACTATCACATGATAACCTTTGGAAAG GTATTCTGCACAAAGGAAAACCCAAGGTGCCATGCTTGTCCAATGAAAGCAGAATGCAGACATTATGCAAGTGCACAATCAAG TGCTGCCAATCTTTCCCTACCAGGACCGTCAAAGAAAAGTGTGGACCAATCAATTGTTACCAGCAAGCCTAGTAGAAATTCTAGTTCACTTGGAAACAATTGTGATGTCAAAAATCCAATGTCAGTTACCCTTTTAGATGCCAACAGAACTACAGAATCTCGTCGAGATGTTCACACTTGCAAACCCATAGTTGAAGAGCCAAAATCACCACAACAAGAAGAGGACATTGAAGATTTTTCATGGGATGGATGTATTGAAGATGAAGAGATCCCCACTATCAAACTCAATCGTGAAGAGTTCAACCCAGATGGGAAAAAGTCTCCATACAGCAATTCTATGTCGCAAGCTTTAGTTTCTGTGGGGACTACTCCATTGTCAGCACCTAAAATGAAGCGTGTGACCTCTTTGCGGACTGAACATCAAGT GTATGAACTTCCAGATAATCATGAGATTTTGGTTGGG CTAGACAAACGAGAAAGGGATGATTCAGTACCTTACCTTCTCGCTATATGGCAACCAG GTGAAACTCCGAATTCAAGCCAGCAACCAGAGAAATTATGCAGCTCGCAGGGATCACAACTCTGTGATCAGAAAACATGTTTTGCTTGTGAAGGTATTCGAGAACAACAAGCTGGTATAGTTCGTGGAACAATTTTG ATACCATGCAGGACAGCTCTGAAGGGAAGCTTTCCACTCAATGGCACATATTTTCAAGTTAATGAG GTATTTGCTGATCACAAATCTAGTTATGACCCCATTATTGTTCCCAGAGAATTGCTATGGAACCTCGTAAAGAGGACTTTATATGTTGGGTCatcaacaaaatcaatatttagaG ATTTGTCATTAAAGGAGATTCACCAAAACTTTTGGACAG gTTTTACTTGTGTGAAAGCATTCGAGCGAGGAACAGGTGCTCCAAAACCTCTTGCAAGGAGATTCCACTGTTCAGCAAGCAAGATggagaaggaaggaaggaaaaaatCAGGTGCTGTAAGAGATGATGCTAAAGCCATCACGCTAAAGAATGCCTTATAG
- the LOC112326830 gene encoding LOW QUALITY PROTEIN: pentatricopeptide repeat-containing protein At4g17616 (The sequence of the model RefSeq protein was modified relative to this genomic sequence to represent the inferred CDS: inserted 5 bases in 4 codons; deleted 1 base in 1 codon; substituted 7 bases at 7 genomic stop codons), which translates to MRGVFVPSAVQKTTLIADHSKGFSSKKIFGIFRSLGVFCEQYKLVALQRFSSGSDSQPDERICXRGSSDVVLLRKLEVALQDHQVDEAXITSIDFKNQYGFPVGSXVSRLISLVSYSSDSHWLXEACDLVFLTLKGKTDLIXVPVLTKIPLSLARAHMPVPTSMILRVXLERENMPPLHILWSVVSHTVKMEIGTCLASNFLVQMXDGFLPLSSKRSVHAKVVKPDAMAFNLVLDACVRFKSSLKGQEIVDLMSQTGVIDNAHSXIIVAQIHEMNGQRDGIKKLKDKVERVCFDDIDSAAELILDMHKQELVIFWSGELLLSNRALAKLVNGYRKHGRTSELSKLLLCIQQDFHAFGQSSLCSDVIDSCIHLGWLEMAHDILNDMDAAGDLTGFTQHMALLTAYYSREMFKEAKARYDKXGKLVLLXICLMRLLPLLSLSEAANNASSSSSKSDLIDFLVREMREEEXGYSFWGIKSNTGSKDFEGSRDLYEVLPLDFIRGAYFERAMEVSGYMEECNMYRDKWMYKDDFLKLHKNLCWSLKASEASTEAQRKSLECVKAFRKWVGID; encoded by the exons ATGCGCGGGGTCTTTGTGCCTTCAGCTGTTCAGAAGACTACCTTGATTGCAGATCACAGTAAAGGATTTTCTTCCAAGAAAATCTTTGGAATATTTCGGTCATTAGGTGTATTTTGTGAACAGTATAAGCTTGTGGCTCTCCAGCGTTTTTCCAGTGGCAGTGATAGTCAGCCTGATGAGAGGATATGTTAACGAGGTTCCTCTGATGTTGTTCTTTTGAGAAAGCTTGAAGTTGCATTGCAGGATCATCAAGTAGATGAAGCTTAGATAACTTCTATTGACTTCAAGAATCAATATGGCTTTCCTGTGGGTTCCTAGGTCAGTAGGTTAATTTCTCTAGTTTCCTACTCATCTGACTCTCACTGGTTATAAGAAGCATGTGATCTGGTCTTCCTAACATTGAAAGGAAAAACGGATTTGA CAGTTCCAGTCCTGACAAAGATCCCACTCTCCTTAGCTAGAGCTCATATGCCTGTTCCTACCTCTATGATTCTAAGGGT ACTAGAGAGGGAGAATATGCCCCCGTTGCATATATTATGGTCAGTGGTTTCACATACGGTGAAGATGGAGATTGGGACATGTCTGGCGTCAAATTTCTTGGTTCAGATGTGAGATGGTTTTCTACCTTTAAGTTCTAAAAGAAGCGTTCATGCTAAAGTGGTAAAACCTGATGCAATGGCATTCAATCTAGTTCTTGATGCTTGTGTGAGGTTCAAATCATCTCTGAAAGGCCAAGAAATAGTTGATTTGATGTCACAAACAGGTGTTATTGACAACGCACACT CCATTATTGTTGCCCAGATCCATGAAATGAATGGGCAGAGGGATGGGATCAAGAAATTGAAGGATAAAGTTGAAAGAGTGTGT TTTGATGACATTGACTCTGCTGCAGAGCTCATTTTAGATATGCATAAACAAGAGCTTGTAATATTTTGGAGTGGAGAACTTCTCCTTAGTAACAGAGCCCTGGCAAAGCTTGTCAATGGATACAGAAAACATGGGAGAACTTCTGAGCTTTCAAAGCTTCTACTTTGCATTCAACAGGACTTTCATGCATTCGGCCAGTCCAGTTTATGTTCTGATGTT ATTGATTCTTGCATTCACTTAGGTTGGCTGGAAATGGCTCATGACATCTTGAACGACATGGATGCAGCTGGGGATCTCACAGGCTTTACCCAACATATGGCACTCTTAACTGCATATTACAGCAGAGAGATGTTCAAAGAAGCCAAGGCACGCTATGATAAATGAGGAAAGCTGGTTTTGTTATAAATTTGTCTGATGAGATTGTTGCCACTGCTTAGTCTTTCAGAAGCAGCAAATAACGCATCATCTTCCTCTAGTAAATCAGATCTGATCGACTTTTTAGTTCGAGAAATgagagaggaag aaggcTATTCCTTCTGGGGTATCAAGAGCAACACTGGTAGCAAGGACTTCGAGGGGAGTAGGGATCTCTATGAGGTTTTGCCACTGGATTTTATCCGAGGAGCTTATTTTGAGAGAGCAATGGAGGTCAGTGGTTATATGGAAGAGTGTAATATGTATCGTGACAAGTGGATGTATAAAGATGACTTCTTGAAGCTTCATAAGAATCTATGTTGGAGTTTAAAAGCATCGGAGGCAAGCACTGAGGCTCAAAGAAAGAGCCTTGAGTGTGTCAAGGCATTCAGGAAGTGGGTTGGAATTGATTGA
- the LOC18096762 gene encoding transcriptional activator DEMETER-like isoform X2, with amino-acid sequence MEKREPAIQNVGAPVTPEKPPPLSARPRPVYVKRFSERGSQSFLGRIAAEEARDPICAIITAAASTSKNEHPNNCKYLETGAVFQIDLKESIYDWNGNSTASVHGTQIFGDSGGLSEEGFQSENHNLLSIPDLEESDRYREKCCVLPYGKEQDTEHGTISRMNYEMLDHIGCSNPVEQVAISTPLPKKSGSKRPRNGMDQNKRPVKKPKRKKHRTKVAVEGKPKRTPKKMSKLATPKCMQETKEKRKCVEKAPPPLRNSQESSVREHHKEVAEIPKMENLPVDDNKMAMVSNVNHDLKDDNKDSTMQPGMDNDSGSMVLLSDDKLGFKSNENELRWNVREMRSAGKFWPKPGCQYNSLQAYRRVFRVDSCVGNSREVGPNVPKRCMKKMIKRGRKLNLFSSLWSSHFSCHERKKRSKVFTPRVDPTSLNARFAEKGKDLETAPRDHIPIPGEQEFQITDKLNGENRETLAEGCVEEGLSLKQALTNEVNGVQIVCEAKAPSYSEMRPSAAKSKFEDGKSKQQSRKKKIRITDKSIKPGPKLFDDESGILLKTVKHAVMDKLGDLLRNSSINDNKSEKRGPGRPKSKPEHVVDGQNALIPYWGRGRARHEVDLDPESLRRWNQLMKIDSGEGEEEDGKRKEWWQREKITFNGRIDAFTSRSHQFLGDRRFRQWKGSVVDSVVGVFLTQNVSDHLSSAAYMSLVENFPVQSTSNQQASMTIDGQKPIESSMTSIGATYDADGNRYFVTEVPEPDMNHGSKNLPAEKATCLLQEEVQRRNGIVRSEPEPDMNQGHKDLPAEKDTCLLQEDEQGQNSVVRSESEPDMNHGPKDLPAERAICLLQEEVHRQNGIVRSEPEPDMNLVSQYLLVENPMCLPREVVRRQPQNLPTEQPICLPHEVVKRQSGNETEKKNRSPNRKTAFKETKKTIPRGKNKIVKDVVLRRRNWESLGKIYSRPRSKDQMDSVDWEAVRQAETSKVASIIEGRGQQTIIAGRIKQFLDRVVDMHKSIDLEWLRYAPPDDVKDYLLEFMGLGLKSVECVRLLSLQQVAFPVDVNVARIAVRLGWVPLKALPGSLQFHLIEEFPILDTIQKYLWPRLCELDHRTLYELHYHMITFGKVFCTKENPRCHACPMKAECRHYASAQSSAANLSLPGPSKKSVDQSIVTSKPSRNSSSLGNNCDVKNPMSVTLLDANRTTESRRDVHTCKPIVEEPKSPQQEEDIEDFSWDGCIEDEEIPTIKLNREEFNPDGKKSPYSNSMSQALVSVGTTPLSAPKMKRVTSLRTEHQVYELPDNHEILVGLDKRERDDSVPYLLAIWQPGETPNSSQQPEKLCSSQGSQLCDQKTCFACEGIREQQAGIVRGTILIPCRTALKGSFPLNGTYFQVNEICH; translated from the exons ATGGAGAAAAGGGAGCCTGCTATACAGAATGTTGGTGCTCCAGTAACTCCAGAAAAGCCCCCGCCTCTGTCAGCAAGGCCACGACCGGTCTATGTTAAAAGGTTCTCGGAACGTGGTTCACAAAGTTTTCTGGGAAGAATCGCAGCAGAAGAGGCTCGAGACCCCATTTGTGCAATTATTACTGCCGCGGCTTCCACAAGCAAGAATGAACATCCCAACAATTGCAAGTATTTGGAAACTGGTGCTGTTTTTCAGATAGATTTGAAAGAAAGCATCTATGACTGGAACGGTAATTCTACCGCTTCTGTTCATGGTACTCAAATCTTCGGAGACTCAGGAGGTCTGTCCGAAGAGGGTTTTCAATCTGAAAACCATAATCTTTTGTCTATTCCAGACCTGGAGGAGAGTGATAGATACAGAGAAAAATGTTGTGTGCTTCCTT ATGGTAAAGAACAAGATACAGAACATGGTACAATCTCTCGTATGAATTATGAGATGCTTGATCATATTGGGTGCTCAAATCCAGTTGAGCAAGTTGCGATTTCGACTCCATTGCCAAAGAAAAGTGGCAGCAAAAGACCAAGAAATGGCATGGATCAGAACAAAAGGCCAGTGAAGAAACCCAAGAGGAAGAAACATAGAACGAAAGTAGCTGTTGAAGGTAAACCAAAACGAACTCCTAAAAAGATGTCAAAGCTTGCAACTCCGAAATGTATGCAAGAGACAAAGGAGAAGAGGAAGTGTGTTGAGAAAGCTCCTCCTCCTCTCAGAAATAGCCAAGAGAGTTCAGTGAGAGAGCATCATAAAGAAGTTGCTGAAATTCCAAAGATGGAAAATCTGCCAGTTGATGACAACAAGATGGCTATGGTTAGCAATGTCAACCATGATTTGAAAGATGACAATAAAGATTCGACTATGCAGCCTGGCATGGATAACGATAGTGGATCAATGGTTTTGTTGAGTGATGATAAATTGGGGTTCAAGTCAAATGAGAATGAACTAAGATGGAACGTTCGTGAAATGAGGTCTGCAGGAAAATTTTGGCCGAAACCTGGGTGTCAATATAATTCATTACAGGCTTATAGAAGGGTATTTAGAGTAGACTCCTGTGTCGGCAATAGCAGAGAGGTTGGGCCTAATGTTCCTAAAAgatgcatgaaaaaaatgatcaagAGGGGGCGTAAATTGAACCTGTTCAGCTCTTTGTGGTCGTCTCACTTTAGTTGccatgaaagaaagaagagatctAAGGTGTTTACTCCAAGAGTCGATCCCACTTCTCTCAATGCAAGATTCGCAGAGAAAGGGAAGGATTTAGAAACAGCTCCTCGGGATCATATACCCATTCCTGGAGAACAAGAGTTTCAAATAACCGACAAACTAAATGGAGAAAACCGCGAAACTCTAGCAGAGGGATGCGTTGAGGAAGGGCTTTCTCTTAAACAAGCTCTAACCAATGAAGTTAATGGAGTTCAAATAGTCTGTGAGGCTAAAGCACCAAGCTACTCTGAGATGAGACCCTCTGCtgcaaaatcaaagtttgaagaTGGCAAAAGCAAACAACAGTCGCGGAAAAAGAAGATCCGAATCACCGACAAATCAATAAAAC cTGGACCGAAACTTTTCGATGACGAAAGTGGGATTCTTCTTAAGACAGTTAAGCATGCTGTAATGGATAAACTTGGTGATCTACTACGGAATTCAAGCATCAATGACAATAAGAGTGAAAAAAGGGGTCCTGGCAGACCAAAAAGTAAACCGGAACATGTAGTTGACGGACAGAATGCTTTAATTCCCTATTGGGGTCGTGGAAGAGCAAGACATGAAGTTGATCTAGATCCAGAGTCATTGAGAAGGTGGAACCAACTAATGAAAATAGATAGTGGAGAGGGTGAAGAAGAGgatggaaaaaggaaagaatggtggcaaagagaaaaaataactttcaatGGACGAATAGATGCGTTTACTTCTCGGTCGCATCAGTTTCTAG GTGATAGGAGATTCAGACAGTGGAAAGGTTCTGTTGTGGACTcagtggtaggagttttcctaACCCAAAATGTGTCAGACCACCTATCAAG TGCTGCATACATGTCACTTGTTGAAAATTTTCCAGTTCAGTCAACGAGTAATCAACAAGCGTCAATGACCATAGATGGCCAAAAACCAATTGAGAGCAGCATGACATCCATTGGAGCAACTTATGATGCAGATGGAAACCGATATTTTGTCACAGAAGTACCTGAACCAGATATGAATCATGGGTCCAAAAATTTACCAGCCGAAAAGGCTACATGCTTGCTTCAAGAAGAGGTACAAAGACGGAATGGTATTGTGAGATCAGAACCTGAACCGGATATGAATCAAGGACACAAAGATTTGCCGGCCGAAAAGGATACGTGCTTGCTTCAAGAAGACGAGCAAGGACAGAATAGTGTTGTGAGATCAGAATCTGAACCAGATATGAATCATGGACCCAAAGATTTACCCGCCGAAAGGGCTATATGCTTGCTCCAGGAAGAGGTGCATAGACAGAATGGTATTGTGAGATCAGAACCTGAACCAGATATGAATCTTGTGTCTCAATATTTACTAGTTGAAAATCCTATGTGCTTGCCTCGTGAAGTGGTGCGAAGACAGCCTCAAAATTTACCAACCGAACAGCCTATATGTTTGCCTCATGAAGTGGTGAAAAGACAGAGCGGGaatgaaactgaaaagaaaaacagaagccCGAATAGGAAAACAGCTTTTAAGGAGACTAAAAAGACAATTCCGAGAGGgaagaataaaattgttaaagatGTGGTACTTAGAAGGAGGAACTGGGAGAGTTTAGGAAAGATCTATTCTAGACCAAGAAGCAAGGATCAGATGGATTCGGTGGATTGGGAGGCAGTAAGACAAG CAGAAACCAGCAAAGTTGCCAGCATCATCGAAGGACGTGGTCAGCAAACTATTATTGCGGGAAGAATCAAG CAATTTCTGGATCGAGTTGTTGACATGCATAAAAGCATAGATCTCGAATGGTTACGATATGCTCCACCTGATGATGTGAA GGATTACCTGTTGGAGTTCATGGGATTGGGCTTGAAAAGCGTGGAATGTGTACGACTTTTGTCTCTTCAACAGGTTGCCTTTCCG GTTGATGTAAATGTTGCTCGGATAGCGGTTCGTTTAGGATGGGTTCCCCTGAAAGCACTCCCTGGAAGCCTTCAGTTCCACCTTATAGAAGA GTTTCCGATATTGGACACCATTCAGAAATACCTCTGGCCCCGACTATGCGAGCTTGACCATAGAACACT CTATGAACTGCACTATCACATGATAACCTTTGGAAAG GTATTCTGCACAAAGGAAAACCCAAGGTGCCATGCTTGTCCAATGAAAGCAGAATGCAGACATTATGCAAGTGCACAATCAAG TGCTGCCAATCTTTCCCTACCAGGACCGTCAAAGAAAAGTGTGGACCAATCAATTGTTACCAGCAAGCCTAGTAGAAATTCTAGTTCACTTGGAAACAATTGTGATGTCAAAAATCCAATGTCAGTTACCCTTTTAGATGCCAACAGAACTACAGAATCTCGTCGAGATGTTCACACTTGCAAACCCATAGTTGAAGAGCCAAAATCACCACAACAAGAAGAGGACATTGAAGATTTTTCATGGGATGGATGTATTGAAGATGAAGAGATCCCCACTATCAAACTCAATCGTGAAGAGTTCAACCCAGATGGGAAAAAGTCTCCATACAGCAATTCTATGTCGCAAGCTTTAGTTTCTGTGGGGACTACTCCATTGTCAGCACCTAAAATGAAGCGTGTGACCTCTTTGCGGACTGAACATCAAGT GTATGAACTTCCAGATAATCATGAGATTTTGGTTGGG CTAGACAAACGAGAAAGGGATGATTCAGTACCTTACCTTCTCGCTATATGGCAACCAG GTGAAACTCCGAATTCAAGCCAGCAACCAGAGAAATTATGCAGCTCGCAGGGATCACAACTCTGTGATCAGAAAACATGTTTTGCTTGTGAAGGTATTCGAGAACAACAAGCTGGTATAGTTCGTGGAACAATTTTG ATACCATGCAGGACAGCTCTGAAGGGAAGCTTTCCACTCAATGGCACATATTTTCAAGTTAATGAG ATTTGTCATTAA